A stretch of DNA from Triticum dicoccoides isolate Atlit2015 ecotype Zavitan chromosome 2A, WEW_v2.0, whole genome shotgun sequence:
ataatttGATCCAAATTAGTACAAGTATATATTTTGCTATGCAGATTAGTAGAATAAAATAAGATTCGAGAATTAAGCATCTTGAACAATATAATTGCACCGTAAGGCAGTTTATACTTTTTTTTTTGGCTACACTCGAAGAGAAGACTACACTACAAGGCTATATTACTGCATTAATAAATAATTGCTTATTTTATTTAAGTGAGAATATTTTCCTGCGATTACTCTATGAAGGAACATAACCACTATTGTGTCTCACTTTTGAAAATACAATTTGAACGACATCAAACATTGTGTATCCATTTGATTTATATTTCTAAAAACATTTATTTTTTATATTATGTGAATCTCACCTGGTTTACGTTtgggacgtgcgttgcacgtgcatgcttactagtctGCTTACGTGGCATAAGCTAGCGAGCAGCAAAACAGCATAATCAACGATGTCTTCGAGATGGACGGACGTGGATGATCAGGTTGGTTTATGGTGCAACTATATAATATAAGTATATAACACAAGCAAGTGGTGAATATGAAAAAGGTTGAATGAATGGACGATGCCTCGGGCCGTTGAGAGACGTGGACGGCATGCTGCTCGCCGGTCGCCGTCCGACGGGCCACAAGAAGGCCGACACGGCAGGTTACCCTGACGAAGAACCGGTTGAGCGAGCTTTGTTTGATGGATCCGGTCTATAGCATCTTTTGCCCCGTCATTTGCTGCGACCACTGTCTATCACCACAAAGCAAGCATCATCATTGATTCATTGTAGGAAAAACACCGGCTTTATTACTGCGCTCGCTTTACAATCCTCTCCAAAGAAATTAAAGCTGCATCACTTTATATCAGGTTCCTTTTGGTCGCAAAGTTACATCAGTTGCGCAGCATTGCGTTCTTAACCGGCTCAGTTAGGTGACTGGCATCGCATCCCTCGACAGGGAGGACAAGTGGACAACGCACCGTGAAGATGGCATGCTTCTTGCCGGAATCTAGCGCAGTCACATAGCACCATGCATCTTTACTTATTGCTTTCGAACTTGACCCCGGTCAGTCACAGCATCTTGACGACCCCTGACCCCCGCCCAAAGTCGTTCAATTCCCTTCATCAAAGGTCAAAGTTGCGATCTATAGTGGACTAGTAGCTACTACGTACGTAATTTATCCCTACCTGTTAAAGCGAACCGGCACAGCATGATACCTGCATAACTTGCACTAAGAACATTCATATTACTTGCACCTGGAGTACTAGAATTATATACATTTTCATCAGAGGACTGCTGCTTCGTCATTCTACCACACGCTTGTTACAGATATCTACAGCTTATTCTGTGTGTACTAGTATTATCTATACGGTGATGGCCCTCTTCTCTATGCCTGCCGCTCCTGTGTGATCAACGGCCTCTTGTAGTACCTCAGCAGGAGGGACCAGCAGACGACGCTGACGGAGGACGCGGCCATGGCGGCGCCGGCGACCCACGGCGGCAGCCGGAACCGGGTCGACGGGAACAGCACGCCCGCGGCGATCGGGATGCCGATGATGTTGTATCCCAGGGCCCACACGTAGTTCATCCGTATGCGGAAGAAGGCCTTCCTGGACAGGTCGATGGCCGTGATCACGTCCTCCAGGTTGCTCTTCATGAGCACGATGTCCGCCGCCTCGATGGCCACGTCCGTGCCCGCGCCGATGGCCATCCCGACGTTGGCCGCCACCAGCGCCGGCGAGTCGTTGATCCCGTCGCCAACCATTGCGACGGTTTTGCCAGACAGCTGCAGTGATCGATCAAAAGATTTAAAGGCGGTGAGTGGATGCGTGGCTGTATCCTGTTACCGTGTGACAGCACCATCAGTCAAAGTAATAAAGCAAAGGATATGGCCCTTTGACACAAAGCAAGGATATCTTCTAGTCTAGCTCACCTGAAGCTCCTTCACCTTCTCAGCCTTCTGCTCTGGTTTCGCTTcggctatgatgttttcgatgccaACCTCTTTGCCGATGGCGTTGGCGGTTCCCCAGTTGTCCCCGGTCACCATTATGCACTCCACCTTCATTGACTTGAGGTATGATATCACTTCATGGGCGTTCGGTTTTATCGGATCAGACACAGAGATTATGCCGACTATTTCTTGATCCATGGCCACGATGATCCCTGTGTGtgccttctcttcctcttccatgaggaTCTCTGAAGCTTCCACGGGGACATCAATGTCTAACGACAGCATAAAGCTCTTGTTGCCCACAATGACACTGCTGTCGCTGATCTTTGCCTTGACACCGTGTCCGGTGACTGAAATGAAATCCCTTGCTTCAGGCCAGATATGGGTTTCTTCCGAGTGAAAGTTCTTGGCATGCTCCACTACGGCTTTTGCTAGCGGATGCTCACtgttgacctgaaaatcaatgaaaTTTAAGCAAGGTATCTTCCCAAGACAGTACAAGAAAGTCTACTAAGAAGACACTGCAGACACATGAGTATATAGTTAGAAAGCATACCTCTGCTGCTGCAACATAGTCATAGAATTCACGTAGGACCATGTTTTTAAAGAGCCTGGTATTGACGACAATAGGCTTTCCAATGGTTAGTGTTCCTGTCTTGTCGAAAACAATGCAGTCCACCTGTAAAATATCATACAGATAATGTTCGTCAACAATATGAAACACTATCTGCTAACATGTTTTCACTTGTATACTTATCATTAAATACCTTCTGCGCACTCTCCAGAGCTTGCCCGCCCTTGATCAGAACACCTTGCGAGGCACCGACTCCAGTTGCAACCATCACAGCAGTTGGAGTTGCAAGTCCCAGTGCACAAGGGCAGGCGATCACCATAACCGATATCCCAAACTGAAGAGCTAGCTGAAAGCTATCCATGGAAGATGGTATCCACGAGCTAGGGTAGCCATGAAACCTCCCAGCTAAGAACCATGTAAGCCAAGTAAGCAAAGAAAGAAGGATGACCTGCAAGCATAAAGCTGATTGTTCAGTACTCGTACGAGTACAATGTTACTGGATTAACACAATGTAACTGAACTCACCAGGGGGACAAAGACTTTAGAGATTTGATCAGCAAACTTCTGTACAGGAGCTTTTGCCATTTGGGCTGACTCTACCAGTCTTACAATCTGTGCCAGGGCGCTCTCAGATCCAACAAATGTTGCCCTGACATGGAGGACACCATTCTCGTTCACCGTCCCTCCAATCACAGTGTCGCCCTTCCTCTTTGCCACGGGCCGTGATTCTCCGGTGATCATGCTTTCATTCACATGGCTCTGGCCCCAAATAACAAATCCATCGGAAGCAACTTTTCCACCAGGTATGACTTTGATCACATCATTTTTCTGAATCAACCGACTGTCGATCTCTTTCTCGCTTACAACATTCCCTTCGCTGTCGTATATCAGCACAGTTGCAGTTTCTGGTGCAAGATCCATCAGCTTGGCAATAGCCTCAGAGGTCTTTCCTTTTGCCAAGATCTCGAGGTATTTTCCAAGAAGGATAAATGATATGAGCATGGAACTTGTCTCAAAAAAATCAGTTGACATATAATTCTCAGAAGTGGCAGCTCGGAGAACCGAGTAAACTGAGTAGAAGTACGCTGTGTTGGTCCCCAGAGCAATGAGCACATCCATGTTCGGTGAGCCATGACACATTGCCTTGTAAGAACCAGTGTAAAATTTGCGGCCAATTACAAACTGGACAGGAGTTGACAAAATCCACCGCAATAGTTCACCAATGCTCATCATGTTGACAACCTTTTTGTCCAGCCCCTCCTTCAGCCCTGGGATGTACATGAACACCATGGAGGTTAGGAACACTGGAATTGTGAACAGTAAGCTCCACAAAAAGGACTGCCTGTACCGCGTGATCTCCCCATTTCTATGCTGCTCTCTTCCATCGGCTTCCGGATATATTGATACAGCAATATGACCAGATCCAGCTGACTCGATGACTTCAATGAGGTCTCGTGGACCTGTTTGGTCAGGCTTGTAAGAGATGGTTATCTTTTGGAGCTCGGTATCAATTTTTATGTCTTCCACACCAGGAAGAGCTTGGACAGAACTTTTCACTATCATTACTGATCTCTCATTGAGAATGCCATCAACTTTGAGGTCTATCCTGCTCCGATCTTCTCCTGCGGTGACCAGTATTGCTTCAAAGCCAGATTCTTCAACTGCATTGACTAGTTGGATAGCAGCAACAACCCTCCGATTATAACGGATTTCCGCCTCTTCAATAGCCAATGCAACGGAAGCTCTCTGAACCCCTGGAACAGCTTGCAAGGCGGATTCAACTGTATTTGCACAAGACGTGCAGGTCATTCCTTTTATGTGCAGCCTGCATACTAGAATGCTCTTTTCCTTAAGCTCCTCGTCGATCAGTTTAGCTCCGAAACCAACATCTTCAATGGTTTCCCTAATTTTTTCCTCCTGTAAAGAAAAAGGCAGACATGAACTTCAATCTCCAAATAAAATTATCAATAAATAGACACAAACTCTCTGTAAGAGCATCGAGTAAAGTTCATGAAAAAACATCTATCTGTACATGCACAATTGTTTCCAGAATTTTTTTAGGTTGCCAAATACTGTGTTTCCCCCCTTCTAAAAAAGGGCTCCGTGTAGCTCGGGCTCACTTTCGACTTTTCACTATGTTGGCCTCTTACTCACTATACTTTAGCCCTAGATGGTACTGCTATATTCAATAGGACACCTAAGTGTGGCACTATCTTCTAGCAATTACTGATTAAAGTTACTAGATGCAGCAAGAAATGACATCAGCCCAATCATAGGTGCCATCCAACAAGGAAGTGTGTGAGCAAGCAGCCATTATGCTGAAATAGAGATGGACCCTTTTTGGATCCTAAAATTCCAATCAAATGAAGTATCTCTCATCATCCAACTACAGTAGTGCACTTACGCTGCAAGAAAAGGACTTCCAATAATAGGAAAAGTACCCCTATCGTTCCAATAATTTTCACGATACTGATAAAAAGTTTATGTATTTCTTGTTTTCTCAAAAATAACAGTTCTTTCCCGAAAGATAATCAGAGATAACAATGGTGGGAGTGGGACAAGATTGCACCCCAAATGCTCCACTGATGAAAGAAAGTAATCATGAGATGAGAAACATGAGTTGCAAGATTTTCACGAATAAGAAAATATTTACCAGCCTGAAAATTTAATAATCAGTTGACATAAGCTCAAGTCTAGTGGGAGGAAGACCAAATGAACAGATAAAAAAACTTGGAAGTTATGCAACAGAGTGCACCACAACCCGGTTATAAGGAAAAAGCAAAGGGTCGCTGGAagagtagatcatttttccatgtgAACACGGTGTACATAGGTAGCCAAGTTCCATTACTTCAGCAAAGGCACAAGAGCTCACAGGTTCGAAACATCTAAGTAAAAGTTTTTTGAGAAGATTGATTCCTAAGGGTAACAATCTCCAGAGGTACGACACAAACTTAAGTCGTTAAACTTTGAAATTCTGTATGCCTTACAACTACAAGCATCGCTATCTGCACTTATAGTCAAAAACTTGTAAAAACATAAACAATAAGTAGGAAGCGTCAATCTATTTTCCCAAATCAAGCTTCATACCGAGTCTGCAGCCTTGATCACATCACAGTATTTACAACTAGGAATGTAATGATAAACCAAATCGACCACTCGATGTTTTAAAGACACGCGAAGTAGTTAGCGGTTTCACATCAGAAGCAAAGTTGTCTAGCTGTAGCCTTCTGAACCACACAAAGTCAATAAATGCAAGAACTTTCCGGGCCACCACCCCTTTAAAAGTTTCTCATCTAAAAAAGAAAACCAATTAAGGCCACATGAATCCCTCCTGGAGTGATGCTATTAACCATACGTACCAGCATTGGCTGTTTAGTAGGAGTTTTTGTTTAGCCTCTGCCAATGTATTCTCCCAGATATATACTGCCTAAATCCCCAAAGTAGTTGCACAGAGCGACGCATTTGCCTCTATAAAGCTATAATCTATCCCCAAAGTATGATATGCACACTCATAAGGTCTATCACCTCGGAAAGTTGCCAATTCTCCCAATATCAGCCAATTTTGTGATGCTGGGACCTCCTAAAGCTAAACGCCCGTGTATCAGTTTTCAGGGTTCCGGTAAGGAAGCAATGCATGTGACTTGACGTATAAGCACAGGCAGCACCCATGGGCCACCACGCCCAAACGATGAACGGAGGATGAATCCTTGTACTCATCTACAACTGTACAACAAAAGTATGCAAAGCATTTTCACTGAAAAAAACCCTCACAATAATCACACGCGACCATCTGAAATCCTAAATTCATCCGACCCCACGGCCGACCCCCCACCCCCCTAAAATGCCAAACTGCCGGGCTGAGCGTGCTTAACAATGGATGAGGAAGGGCCCAAAAATTAGGGTGCTCTGCTCTGCTCACCGAGACGAATGCCGGGTAGAAGGCGACCTGCGCGCGGCAGCCGAGGACGTCGACGGCGGCGTCGTGGATGCCGGGGAGCCGCTTGACGGCCTTCTCCACCGACCCGGCGCACGCGGCGCAGGTCATGCCGGTCACCGCGAACAACaccaccttctcctcctcctcctcctcggcggcCCCCGCGGCGGCCTCCAGATCGCCGGCGACCGCGGCCGCCTTGGTGCGCCGCGGCACGGGCGCGTACCGCGGGCGCAGCGCCAGGCGGCCGCCGctcccctcgccgccaccgccgccgccgccgcggaagcAGGCGAGGAAGAGGGCTCCCGCCGCCATACCGAGAGAGGGTGTCCGTCCGGGAACGGCGGTCGCCGGGGCTGGCGACGGTCACTGGCTGGGGAGTCGCTTGAGAGTGCGTCGGGCATTGCCGGATTTATAGGGCGGGGAGGGTGGCGCCGATCGCGTGCGCCTCTTTTTCCCGAAAATGAGACTGTGGGAGGGCGCCGTTAAAGCAAAGGCGATTTCGTAGTGCTCGCAGCGTCGGACCGGAATATGGCTGCTAACACGTCAGTCGCGTAGGCAGGTGGAGGATTCCGGTATAACCGATTTAGTAAGATCAGACTGCGGACACGGGCAGTATTGTTTGGGCTCCGTCGCGTGGCCAACACATGATGCGCATAATCTTCTcatcaacaaagaaaaacaaacaCATGGTGTGCACGGCCTTGTATTTTGTAGAGCCGCAAGACAGACGCTGGCAACTTTCATGAACTATAAACCTACGCGTGGCCACCACAATCTTTCCTCTCTCCGGTCtctcgtccgtccgtccgtccgtcgtcCAATCTTACACACTCCCTCTTCCTGCCTCTTCCTCTCTCCGTTTTGATTTTTCCCCCTCGCGTAAAAGATTTTTGTCCTTTTATGAAACCCGCATCAATAGTCACATCtcttatctatatctatacttaCTAACAAAAGGAGTAACGCTTCTTCCTCCTTAATTTTTGTCCGTTAACAAAAGGAGTAACGTTTCGTCCGTAGTTGGTGAGTATAGTTTGTCCAAGCCAGGCCAACCAAGCCCGCCGGTGCACTTTGGCCCAATAAATCAGGCCCACCTATCGCGTTTGAAGCAAAAAATACATGCTGATGGGAGGATTCAAACCCCAAACCTAACGCCGAACAGATAATGGCGCATCCAACTGAGTTAGCTATGTTATTTGTAGAAACAAAGGTTGATTCAGTTGTTAAATAATCCCACCTCGCTCCCTCACATCCAATTTACGCAGTTTATATACGTCTTCAATTTCCTTGATACCAGAAAGCCATATGGAGAACATGATGAAGTGCGGGTCTCATGTTTCCTAAAAataaagaaggaaagaagggttttcCGGGATTGGtaacaaaacaaaatagaaaagTGGGAATCCGTCAAGTAATAAGAAGGTAAGGAGGGATTCGGTCGGTGCTGGTCTTcggttgatctggttggattcggtATTTGTTCGTCTTCGTTTGGATGTTTACAGTTTTGATCCTTATGATCTACGACTTTCTTTATCGGCGATGATTCCTACTCTGGTGCGCTagtcctatggggtcttagcacgatgacttcccgactgtctactacaacaagatttGCCCGGCTTCGGTGAGGGAGGGCGATGACGGCGGCACACCTTCGGCTCACTCCAGTGCTTgtaatcgtcgctaggtggtccatgAATATGGTTAtattataatttttattacctctaaTGTTCTTTGAACTGTCGTACCTTCGTCCAACCTTGCAAACTCCCCCtccctcttctctccctctcttcgttttgattctttttacTGCCATCTCTAGATTTTTTAAATACCTCCNNNNNNNNNNNNNNNNNNNNNNNNNNNNNNNNNNNNNNNNNNNNNNNNNNNNNNNNNNNNNNNNNNNNNNNNNNNNNNNNNNNNNNNNNNNNNNNNNNNNNNNNNNNNNNNNNNNNNNNNNNNNNNNNNNNNNNNNNNNNNNNNNNNNNNNNNNNNNNNNNNNNNNNNNNNNNNNNNNNNNNNNNNNNNNNNNNNNNNNNNNNNNNNNNNNNNNNNNNNNNNNNNNNNNNNNNNNNNNNNNNNNNNNNNNNNNNNNNNNNCATCAAATATCCAACCTCCTATTGATTTAGCAAATACTTCATCCTTTCCATTGTTGCCAAGAGAGGGATTAAATTTTATTTTCCTTTGATAAGCCCATAAATGCTTAATGAATAAGGGTTTACCAAATAAAATCCTATTTTTAACACAATCACACTTATAGATGGCAAATAAATCACTGAGATAACATACTAAAATATTTATTGAAAGTACCTTTCTACACCCGAGCTCAAATGCTCTTGGTGTggacagtaaaataaaaaaataaaaataaaaattagaaAATTCCGAATTTTTTGTGGCATACTTTATGAAATGTTTGTTATTCACGCAATTTCATCACGAAATCACAtttgtggaagtcatggcaaaaaaaacaacaaaatcatAGCTCCAAAATGCGTTTGAAAGTAGCATTTTCAAAACAACAATTTTGTTTTTTACCAAGCTTTCCTCCAATGTCATTTTGTGATGAAATTTTACATGCGCAACACACATTTCTTAAagtacaccgcaaaaagaattcagaattttttaaaatgtttttctatttttctattttactattcacaccaggagcatttgaGCCCCGGTGTAGAAACTTCACGTCCAATATTTATGCCTAGATTGCAACACACGGCTAATTATCTAGTCGTGGTTAAACATGTGCGGCCACAAAATATATTTGGAGTTTTCTTTTCTCATAACTTGGATTGAGGTAT
This window harbors:
- the LOC119356119 gene encoding copper-transporting ATPase HMA5 isoform X2; translated protein: MAAGALFLACFRGGGGGGGEGSGGRLALRPRYAPVPRRTKAAAVAGDLEAAAGAAEEEEEEKVVLFAVTGMTCAACAGSVEKAVKRLPGIHDAAVDVLGCRAQVAFYPAFVSEEKIRETIEDVGFGAKLIDEELKEKSILVCRLHIKGMTCTSCANTVESALQAVPGVQRASVALAIEEAEIRYNRRVVAAIQLVNAVEESGFEAILVTAGEDRSRIDLKVDGILNERSVMIVKSSVQALPGVEDIKIDTELQKITISYKPDQTGPRDLIEVIESAGSGHIAVSIYPEADGREQHRNGEITRYRQSFLWSLLFTIPVFLTSMVFMYIPGLKEGLDKKVVNMMSIGELLRWILSTPVQFVIGRKFYTGSYKAMCHGSPNMDVLIALGTNTAYFYSVYSVLRAATSENYMSTDFFETSSMLISFILLGKYLEILAKGKTSEAIAKLMDLAPETATVLIYDSEGNVVSEKEIDSRLIQKNDVIKVIPGGKVASDGFVIWGQSHVNESMITGESRPVAKRKGDTVIGGTVNENGVLHVRATFVGSESALAQIVRLVESAQMAKAPVQKFADQISKVFVPLVILLSLLTWLTWFLAGRFHGYPSSWIPSSMDSFQLALQFGISVMVIACPCALGLATPTAVMVATGVGASQGVLIKGGQALESAQKVDCIVFDKTGTLTIGKPIVVNTRLFKNMVLREFYDYVAAAEVNSEHPLAKAVVEHAKNFHSEETHIWPEARDFISVTGHGVKAKISDSSVIVGNKSFMLSLDIDVPVEASEILMEEEEKAHTGIIVAMDQEIVGIISVSDPIKPNAHEVISYLKSMKVECIMVTGDNWGTANAIGKEVGIENIIAEAKPEQKAEKVKELQDTATHPLTAFKSFDRSLQLSGKTVAMVGDGINDSPALVAANVGMAIGAGTDVAIEAADIVLMKSNLEDVITAIDLSRKAFFRIRMNYVWALGYNIIGIPIAAGVLFPSTRFRLPPWVAGAAMAASSVSVVCWSLLLRYYKRPLITQERQA
- the LOC119356119 gene encoding copper-transporting ATPase HMA5 isoform X5, with the protein product MAAATRSLFLTCFHSSGSDESGHLTLRPRYPSMPRQPRAAAVAGEGGGGEGGSAVVDLEAAAAGAAEEEEEEKVVLFAVTGMTCAACAGSVEKAVKRLPGIHDAAVDVLGCRAQVAFYPAFVSEEKIRETIEDVGFGAKLIDEELKEKSILVCRLHIKGMTCTSCANTVESALQAVPGVQRASVALAIEEAEIRYNRRVVAAIQLVNAVEESGFEAILVTAGEDRSRIDLKVDGILNERSVMIVKSSVQALPGVEDIKIDTELQKITISYKPDQTGPRDLIEVIESAGSGHIAVSIYPEADGREQHRNGEITRYRQSFLWSLLFTIPVFLTSMVFMYIPGLKEGLDKKVVNMMSIGELLRWILSTPVQFVIGRKFYTGSYKAMCHGSPNMDVLIALGTNTAYFYSVYSVLRAATSENYMSTDFFETSSMLISFILLGKYLEILAKGKTSEAIAKLMDLAPETATVLIYDSEGNVVSEKEIDSRLIQKNDVIKVIPGGKVASDGFVIWGQSHVNESMITGESRPVAKRKGDTVIGGTVNENGVLHVRATFVGSESALAQIVRLVESAQMAKAPVQKFADQISKVFVPLVILLSLLTWLTWFLAGRFHGYPSSWIPSSMDSFQLALQFGISVMVIACPCALGLATPTAVMVATGVGASQGVLIKGGQALESAQKVDCIVFDKTGTLTIGKPIVVNTRLFKNMVLREFYDYVAAAEVNSEHPLAKAVVEHAKNFHSEETHIWPEARDFISVTGHGVKAKISDSSVIVGNKSFMLSLDIDVPVEASEILMEEEEKAHTGIIVAMDQEIVGIISVSDPIKPNAHEVISYLKSMKVECIMVTGDNWGTANAIGKEVGIENIIAEAKPEQKAEKVKELQLSGKTVAMVGDGINDSPALVAANVGMAIGAGTDVAIEAADIVLMKSNLEDVITAIDLSRKAFFRIRMNYVWALGYNIIGIPIAAGVLFPSTRFRLPPWVAGAAMAASSVSVVCWSLLLRYYKRPLITQERQA
- the LOC119356119 gene encoding copper-transporting ATPase HMA5 isoform X3 — its product is MAAATRSLFLTCFHSSGSDESGHLTLRPRYPSMPRQPRAAAVAGEGGGGEGGSAVVDLEAAEDEEEKVAVFAVSGMTCAACAGSVEKAVKRLPGIHEAAVDVLGGRVQVAFYTALVSEEKIRETIEDVGFGAKLIDEELKEKSILVCRLHIKGMTCTSCANTVESALQAVPGVQRASVALAIEEAEIRYNRRVVAAIQLVNAVEESGFEAILVTAGEDRSRIDLKVDGILNERSVMIVKSSVQALPGVEDIKIDTELQKITISYKPDQTGPRDLIEVIESAGSGHIAVSIYPEADGREQHRNGEITRYRQSFLWSLLFTIPVFLTSMVFMYIPGLKEGLDKKVVNMMSIGELLRWILSTPVQFVIGRKFYTGSYKAMCHGSPNMDVLIALGTNTAYFYSVYSVLRAATSENYMSTDFFETSSMLISFILLGKYLEILAKGKTSEAIAKLMDLAPETATVLIYDSEGNVVSEKEIDSRLIQKNDVIKVIPGGKVASDGFVIWGQSHVNESMITGESRPVAKRKGDTVIGGTVNENGVLHVRATFVGSESALAQIVRLVESAQMAKAPVQKFADQISKVFVPLVILLSLLTWLTWFLAGRFHGYPSSWIPSSMDSFQLALQFGISVMVIACPCALGLATPTAVMVATGVGASQGVLIKGGQALESAQKVDCIVFDKTGTLTIGKPIVVNTRLFKNMVLREFYDYVAAAEVNSEHPLAKAVVEHAKNFHSEETHIWPEARDFISVTGHGVKAKISDSSVIVGNKSFMLSLDIDVPVEASEILMEEEEKAHTGIIVAMDQEIVGIISVSDPIKPNAHEVISYLKSMKVECIMVTGDNWGTANAIGKEVGIENIIAEAKPEQKAEKVKELQLSGKTVAMVGDGINDSPALVAANVGMAIGAGTDVAIEAADIVLMKSNLEDVITAIDLSRKAFFRIRMNYVWALGYNIIGIPIAAGVLFPSTRFRLPPWVAGAAMAASSVSVVCWSLLLRYYKRPLITQERQA
- the LOC119356119 gene encoding copper-transporting ATPase HMA5 isoform X6, with the translated sequence MAAATRSLFLTCFHSSGSDESGHLTLRPRYPSMPRQPRAAAVAGEGGEGGGAAAVAGDLEAAAGAAEEEEEEKVVLFAVTGMTCAACAGSVEKAVKRLPGIHDAAVDVLGCRAQVAFYPAFVSEEKIRETIEDVGFGAKLIDEELKEKSILVCRLHIKGMTCTSCANTVESALQAVPGVQRASVALAIEEAEIRYNRRVVAAIQLVNAVEESGFEAILVTAGEDRSRIDLKVDGILNERSVMIVKSSVQALPGVEDIKIDTELQKITISYKPDQTGPRDLIEVIESAGSGHIAVSIYPEADGREQHRNGEITRYRQSFLWSLLFTIPVFLTSMVFMYIPGLKEGLDKKVVNMMSIGELLRWILSTPVQFVIGRKFYTGSYKAMCHGSPNMDVLIALGTNTAYFYSVYSVLRAATSENYMSTDFFETSSMLISFILLGKYLEILAKGKTSEAIAKLMDLAPETATVLIYDSEGNVVSEKEIDSRLIQKNDVIKVIPGGKVASDGFVIWGQSHVNESMITGESRPVAKRKGDTVIGGTVNENGVLHVRATFVGSESALAQIVRLVESAQMAKAPVQKFADQISKVFVPLVILLSLLTWLTWFLAGRFHGYPSSWIPSSMDSFQLALQFGISVMVIACPCALGLATPTAVMVATGVGASQGVLIKGGQALESAQKVDCIVFDKTGTLTIGKPIVVNTRLFKNMVLREFYDYVAAAEVNSEHPLAKAVVEHAKNFHSEETHIWPEARDFISVTGHGVKAKISDSSVIVGNKSFMLSLDIDVPVEASEILMEEEEKAHTGIIVAMDQEIVGIISVSDPIKPNAHEVISYLKSMKVECIMVTGDNWGTANAIGKEVGIENIIAEAKPEQKAEKVKELQLSGKTVAMVGDGINDSPALVAANVGMAIGAGTDVAIEAADIVLMKSNLEDVITAIDLSRKAFFRIRMNYVWALGYNIIGIPIAAGVLFPSTRFRLPPWVAGAAMAASSVSVVCWSLLLRYYKRPLITQERQA
- the LOC119356119 gene encoding copper-transporting ATPase HMA5 isoform X4, which produces MAAGALFLACFRGGGGGGGEGSGGRLALRPRYAPVPRRTKAAAVAGDLEAAAGAAEEEEEEKVVLFAVTGMTCAACAGSVEKAVKRLPGIHDAAVDVLGCRAQVAFYPAFVSEEKIRETIEDVGFGAKLIDEELKEKSILVCRLHIKGMTCTSCANTVESALQAVPGVQRASVALAIEEAEIRYNRRVVAAIQLVNAVEESGFEAILVTAGEDRSRIDLKVDGILNERSVMIVKSSVQALPGVEDIKIDTELQKITISYKPDQTGPRDLIEVIESAGSGHIAVSIYPEADGREQHRNGEITRYRQSFLWSLLFTIPVFLTSMVFMYIPGLKEGLDKKVVNMMSIGELLRWILSTPVQFVIGRKFYTGSYKAMCHGSPNMDVLIALGTNTAYFYSVYSVLRAATSENYMSTDFFETSSMLISFILLGKYLEILAKGKTSEAIAKLMDLAPETATVLIYDSEGNVVSEKEIDSRLIQKNDVIKVIPGGKVASDGFVIWGQSHVNESMITGESRPVAKRKGDTVIGGTVNENGVLHVRATFVGSESALAQIVRLVESAQMAKAPVQKFADQISKVFVPLVILLSLLTWLTWFLAGRFHGYPSSWIPSSMDSFQLALQFGISVMVIACPCALGLATPTAVMVATGVGASQGVLIKGGQALESAQKVDCIVFDKTGTLTIGKPIVVNTRLFKNMVLREFYDYVAAAEVNSEHPLAKAVVEHAKNFHSEETHIWPEARDFISVTGHGVKAKISDSSVIVGNKSFMLSLDIDVPVEASEILMEEEEKAHTGIIVAMDQEIVGIISVSDPIKPNAHEVISYLKSMKVECIMVTGDNWGTANAIGKEVGIENIIAEAKPEQKAEKVKELQLSGKTVAMVGDGINDSPALVAANVGMAIGAGTDVAIEAADIVLMKSNLEDVITAIDLSRKAFFRIRMNYVWALGYNIIGIPIAAGVLFPSTRFRLPPWVAGAAMAASSVSVVCWSLLLRYYKRPLITQERQA